A region of Acidobacteriota bacterium DNA encodes the following proteins:
- a CDS encoding tetratricopeptide repeat protein, with product MEIWSRLPLGRCSHIILLVGLGSLCLWGQAPRDQRARVNVGSSQDTDTIAAKAQAALQAGNYAAAIERLKELALIAPDVGEVHSNLCVAYYFSGRFVEATNECRMAVKLKPALANAEYFLGTSLAENGYCTEALPHLERGFHKVADKQLKRIIGTDALRCYMDLNETAKDVTLDEALIREFPDDPEILYLSAHLYSNLSASASQHLLVVAPGSYQFHRIDAEVLELQGKTDDAIAEFRRALEINPHAEGVHCAIGKLLMQRGPSNLSKAQEEFEEELKNDPGNADAEFQLGQIAGSLRNWSEALVRLKRATELNPKLVAPQIALGEAYVSTGRIADAVVPLEHAVEAAPGNPTAHYRLSVVFRRLGRTREAEQQLEAYKRAENDLLQSRQRIRGSVADGLANSNEGATDH from the coding sequence ATGGAAATTTGGTCGAGGTTGCCTCTGGGAAGGTGCTCACATATCATTCTCTTAGTTGGCCTTGGGAGCCTTTGCTTGTGGGGACAAGCCCCGCGTGATCAGAGAGCGAGAGTCAACGTTGGTAGCTCCCAGGATACAGACACAATCGCCGCAAAGGCTCAGGCGGCTCTGCAGGCCGGGAACTACGCCGCTGCTATCGAACGTCTCAAAGAACTCGCTCTAATTGCCCCTGATGTAGGGGAGGTTCATTCCAATCTCTGTGTTGCATATTACTTTTCAGGACGTTTCGTAGAAGCTACCAATGAGTGCCGTATGGCAGTGAAGCTGAAACCGGCATTGGCAAACGCGGAGTACTTCCTTGGTACAAGTCTTGCCGAAAACGGTTATTGTACCGAGGCCTTGCCTCATCTGGAAAGGGGTTTCCACAAAGTTGCAGACAAACAATTGAAGCGCATTATAGGTACCGATGCCCTCCGATGTTATATGGACCTCAACGAAACAGCGAAGGATGTAACCCTTGATGAAGCCCTGATTCGTGAATTTCCTGATGACCCGGAAATCCTCTATTTGAGTGCCCACCTCTATTCGAACCTTTCTGCCAGCGCGTCGCAGCATCTGTTGGTAGTCGCTCCCGGATCGTACCAGTTTCACCGTATCGATGCTGAGGTATTGGAGTTACAGGGGAAAACGGATGACGCGATAGCCGAGTTTCGAAGGGCTCTTGAGATCAATCCCCACGCAGAGGGGGTTCATTGCGCCATCGGTAAATTACTGATGCAGCGCGGTCCGTCAAATCTCAGCAAAGCCCAGGAGGAATTTGAAGAGGAACTGAAAAATGACCCCGGAAATGCCGATGCTGAATTCCAGCTTGGGCAGATTGCTGGAAGCCTCCGTAACTGGAGCGAGGCCCTCGTTCGTTTGAAGCGGGCAACCGAACTGAACCCAAAGTTAGTCGCGCCGCAAATTGCCCTCGGAGAAGCTTACGTGTCCACAGGGCGCATTGCGGATGCTGTTGTTCCCCTGGAGCACGCGGTTGAGGCTGCTCCCGGCAATCCCACTGCACACTACAGGCTGTCGGTTGTGTTTCGCCGCTTGGGACGAACTCGGGAAGCTGAGCAACAGCTTGAAGCTTACAAAAGGGCTGAAAACGATCTCCTGCAATCAAGACAGAGGATCCGGGGAA
- a CDS encoding transposase — MRALPAQWKLKSRTSREGTDRATLVGNFGVSHASRLGARVRYGYYRIYILLRCEGWKVNHKRVCHLYRKVGLSLRRKRPRRHASSAEWVGRIEARAANEFESTDFASDAVHDGRRLRT, encoded by the coding sequence ATCAGGGCGTTGCCCGCACAGTGGAAGTTGAAAAGTAGAACGTCGCGCGAGGGAACGGACCGTGCGACGTTAGTCGGAAATTTCGGTGTTTCGCATGCCAGCCGACTAGGGGCTCGGGTTCGCTACGGCTACTATCGGATATACATCCTGCTGCGGTGTGAAGGGTGGAAGGTGAATCACAAAAGGGTCTGCCATCTGTACCGGAAGGTAGGACTGAGCCTGCGCAGGAAACGGCCGCGAAGGCACGCGAGCAGCGCGGAGTGGGTAGGACGAATCGAAGCGAGAGCTGCTAATGAATTTGAGTCGACGGATTTTGCTTCCGATGCCGTGCACGACGGGCGGCGATTGCGGACCTGA
- a CDS encoding DUF4968 domain-containing protein codes for MPERTLEIERKVLCHLLWGLLLTGVAAVTDTMAQAEWHSIGKVTAAQVEGNRITFLAQHAVIQVSVLAPDIVRTRIAQGSSFGADDSWAVVKKQWPAVHVEARHDSHEEVLRTGRLVIRVQLSPFRLSFEDPAGRLISKDSDDLGVAWNGKQVRCWKHMPEDEHYFGLGENAGPLDKRGHAYVMWNTDAYGWGANTTPLYQTVPFFIGLRQGRAYGVFFDNTWRSSFDMGVESRNEYSFGADDGELNYYFFYGPGPDKVLQDFTELVGRMHLPPMWSIGYNQSRYSYYPEKKVRFIADNFRMRKIPCDVIFLDIHYMDGYRVFTWNKERFPNPAGMIADLRRQGFHLAVIIDPGIKVDPNYWVYKEGLARNGFVRMPNGKMFVGKVWPGESAFPDFTSPNVRDWWGTLYKGLVEDGVAGFWNDMNEPSVFDVPTKTMPLDAVFYDHGRDSPHTKVHNVYGMLMSEATEAGVLKLRPDERPFVLTRDTYAGGQRYAAVWTGDNTAAWEHLRISVRELMTMGLSGLAFAGADIGGFAGSPSPQLYARWLEAGVFYPYCRTHSDLDSANQEPWSYGNRMTTINRDSIDLRYRLLPYIYNTFYQASQTGLPVMRALLLNYPDDSEAVEQEGEFLFGDDLLIAPVMEQGKREQKAYLPRGEWFDYWTDREYSGPKEITVAAPLKSIPIFVRGGAIIPTRQVVQYTGEAPINPLTFQVFPDGQSSREYYEDDGLSFNYRKGVYLRERLADNDHPKTITLSVSARQGNYTPPSRAMQFAVHHLRNRPQNVTLNGNPLASVETDADLKDAARGWYYDDVNDILLIKFGDQGVARTVEVEK; via the coding sequence ATGCCTGAAAGGACGCTTGAAATTGAAAGGAAGGTCCTTTGCCACCTGCTGTGGGGGCTTTTACTCACGGGTGTGGCTGCTGTGACCGACACAATGGCGCAAGCCGAATGGCACAGCATCGGCAAGGTGACGGCTGCGCAGGTTGAAGGAAACCGAATCACCTTCCTTGCCCAACATGCCGTCATACAGGTGTCTGTGTTGGCGCCTGACATCGTTCGCACGCGCATAGCTCAGGGGTCGAGTTTCGGTGCGGATGATTCCTGGGCAGTGGTAAAAAAGCAATGGCCGGCGGTTCATGTAGAGGCGCGGCACGATTCGCACGAGGAAGTGCTTCGCACCGGGAGACTCGTAATTCGTGTGCAGTTATCCCCTTTCCGCTTGTCCTTTGAAGACCCCGCGGGAAGGCTGATCTCTAAAGATTCAGATGATCTCGGCGTGGCGTGGAACGGGAAGCAGGTCCGCTGCTGGAAGCACATGCCAGAAGACGAGCACTATTTCGGCCTGGGTGAAAACGCCGGCCCGCTCGACAAGCGCGGCCACGCTTACGTGATGTGGAACACGGACGCTTACGGCTGGGGAGCGAACACCACTCCGCTCTATCAGACGGTTCCTTTTTTCATCGGCCTGCGCCAGGGACGCGCCTATGGCGTCTTTTTTGATAACACTTGGCGTTCATCGTTTGACATGGGTGTCGAGTCCCGCAACGAATACTCGTTCGGCGCGGATGACGGCGAACTGAATTATTACTTCTTCTACGGCCCCGGCCCGGACAAGGTGCTACAGGATTTCACAGAACTTGTGGGCCGCATGCATCTGCCGCCCATGTGGTCGATCGGTTACAACCAGTCGCGCTACAGCTACTATCCGGAAAAAAAGGTCCGCTTTATTGCGGATAACTTCCGGATGCGCAAGATTCCCTGCGATGTGATCTTTCTCGATATCCACTACATGGACGGCTACCGCGTTTTCACCTGGAACAAGGAACGCTTCCCCAATCCCGCTGGAATGATCGCCGATCTGCGCCGGCAGGGATTCCACCTGGCGGTAATTATCGATCCCGGGATCAAGGTGGACCCCAACTATTGGGTTTATAAAGAAGGCCTGGCCCGCAACGGCTTTGTCCGAATGCCCAATGGCAAGATGTTTGTTGGCAAAGTGTGGCCGGGTGAAAGTGCTTTTCCGGATTTCACCTCGCCCAATGTGCGCGACTGGTGGGGAACACTTTACAAGGGGCTCGTGGAGGACGGCGTGGCCGGCTTTTGGAACGACATGAATGAGCCCTCGGTTTTTGATGTCCCCACAAAGACCATGCCGCTCGATGCAGTTTTCTACGACCATGGCCGCGACAGTCCACATACAAAAGTCCATAACGTTTACGGCATGCTGATGTCAGAGGCCACCGAAGCGGGTGTGTTGAAGCTGCGCCCGGATGAGCGGCCATTTGTGCTGACGCGCGACACTTACGCCGGCGGACAGCGCTATGCTGCCGTCTGGACTGGCGACAACACGGCCGCCTGGGAACACCTGCGCATTAGCGTTCGGGAACTGATGACAATGGGACTATCCGGGTTGGCTTTTGCAGGCGCAGACATCGGCGGTTTTGCGGGCAGCCCCAGCCCGCAACTTTACGCGCGGTGGCTGGAAGCAGGAGTTTTTTACCCTTACTGCAGGACTCATTCAGATCTTGACAGCGCTAACCAGGAACCCTGGTCGTACGGCAACCGAATGACCACCATCAACCGCGATTCCATCGACCTTCGCTACAGGCTGCTGCCATACATTTACAACACATTCTATCAGGCTTCGCAGACGGGGCTGCCGGTAATGCGAGCCCTGCTGCTAAATTACCCGGACGATAGCGAGGCCGTTGAGCAGGAAGGTGAATTCCTTTTCGGAGACGATCTGCTCATCGCTCCGGTGATGGAACAGGGTAAGAGGGAACAGAAGGCCTACCTTCCGAGGGGCGAATGGTTCGATTACTGGACAGATCGCGAGTATTCAGGGCCGAAGGAAATCACCGTCGCTGCGCCGCTCAAGAGCATTCCCATATTTGTCCGCGGGGGCGCCATCATTCCAACCCGTCAGGTAGTGCAGTACACCGGCGAAGCGCCCATCAACCCGCTGACGTTCCAGGTATTCCCGGATGGTCAATCATCACGCGAGTACTATGAAGATGACGGGCTTAGCTTCAATTACCGCAAAGGAGTTTACCTGCGGGAACGGCTTGCGGACAACGACCACCCCAAGACGATAACACTCTCAGTTTCAGCCCGCCAGGGAAACTACACTCCGCCTTCCCGCGCCATGCAGTTTGCAGTCCATCACCTGAGAAACCGTCCACAGAATGTCACGCTAAATGGCAACCCGCTGGCCAGCGTGGAGACAGACGCCGATTTAAAAGACGCTGCACGCGGGTGGTATTACGACGATGTGAACGACATTCTCCTGATCAAATTCGGCGATCAGGGCGTTGCCCGCACAGTGGAAGTTGAAAAGTAG